A DNA window from Loxodonta africana isolate mLoxAfr1 chromosome 7, mLoxAfr1.hap2, whole genome shotgun sequence contains the following coding sequences:
- the LOC100660778 gene encoding olfactory receptor 2D3-like — MGKENQTYLTEFILLGLSSDQHTQVLLFVVFLIIYLLTVSGNLLIIVLVNADSRLHTPMYFFLKNLSFADLCFSTSIVPQMLLHFLVMRKTISFARCSIQMVFFLVAAATESSLLAVMSYDRYVAVCKPLHYSTIMTQRSCVQLAIVSWVSGAFVCLVDATFTLCLPYQGRNVINHYFCEPPALLKLASTDTYKAEMALFSMGVVILLAHVSLILVSYYNILSTVLRMQSGKGRLKVFFTCGSHLTVVIFYYGSIIFTYMRPNSKKMNEGDKVISVFYSVITSMMNPFIYSLRNKDVKAAFRKAFGRQSLSDAVIFTCI; from the coding sequence ATgggcaaagaaaaccaaacctatttgACTGAATTCATCTTGCTGGGGCTTTCTTCAGATCAGCATACTCAGGTCCTgctgtttgtggtatttctcaTCATCTACCTACTGACTGTATCTGGGAATCTGCTCATCATAGTCTTAGTTAATGCTGACTCCCGActtcacactcccatgtactttttccttaaAAACCTGTCTTTTGCTGACCTCTGTTTCTCTACAAGCATTGTTCCTCAGATGCTACTCCACTTCCTGGTAATGAGAAAGACCATTTCCTTTGCTAGATGCTCAATTCAGatggtgtttttcttagtagccgCGGCTACAGAGAGTTCACTTTTAGCAGtgatgtcctatgaccgctatgtggctgtCTGCAAGCCCCTGCACTACTCCACCATCATGACCCAGAGGTCTTGTGTCCAGCTGGCCATAGTGTCCTGGGTCAGTGGGGCATTTGTGTGTCTGGTAGATGCCACATTTACTTTGTGTCTCCCATACCAGGGACGAAATGTAATTAATCATTACTTTTGTGAACCTCCTGCACTCCTGAAGCTGGCTTCCACAGACACCTACAAAGCTGAGATGGCCCTCTTTTCAATGGGTGTGGTTATCCTCCTAGCTCATGTCTCCCTTATTCTGGTCTCCTACTACAATATCCTCTCCACTGTGTTGAGAATGCAGTCGGGGAAGGGGAGACTTAAGGTCTTCTTTACCTGTGGTTCCCATCTCACTGTCGTTATCTTCTACTATGGATCAATAATATTCACCTACATGAGGCCAAActccaaaaaaatgaatgaaggtGATAAAGTGATCTCTGTATTCTACTCAGTCATTACATCCATGATGAACCCATTCAtttacagcctgaggaacaaggaTGTAAAGGCGGCATTTAGGAAAGCATTTGGAAGACAGAGCCTCTCAGATGCAGTGATCTTTACATGTATATAA